The nucleotide sequence CGACGGTTACACCGGCAAGCCACCCGTACAGGAATGACGCAAGCGGCTGCGCTGGGACTGTTTGGCGGCACTTTCGATCCCATCCACGCCGCCCACCTGCGCATGGCGCAGGCTTTTCGTCATGAACTGCAATTGGCCGAGGTGCGGCTGATCCCCGCCGGCCAGCCCTACCACCGCCAGCACGGTCCCCATGCCAGCCCGCAACAAAGGCTGGAGATGGCACGGTTGGCCATTGCCGGCCTGCCCGGCCTCACGGTCGATCCGCGAGAAGTGCTGCGCGACAAGCCCGCCTATACCATCGACACCCTGCAGGAAATCCGCGCCGAAATCGGCCCCGCACCAGCGCTGTGGTGGCTGATCGGTGGCGACTCGCTGGCCACCCTGCATACCTGGCGGCGCTGGGAGCAATTGTTCGAGCTGGCCAACATCGCCGTGGCACTGCGCCCCGGCTTCGATGCCGCCCACCTTCCTGCCGTGGTGCGCACACAATGGCAGGCGCGCCAAGTCACTGATTTTTCAAATGGCGCGCCTTCCGGTACAATGCGCCCCCTGGCCCTGCCACCGCTGGATGTCTCGGCCACCGAGATACGCCACCGCCTGCAGACCGGAGCCAGCGTCGAGCCTCTGCTCTGCGCGCCGGTACTGGATTATATTCGCCAGCACCGGCTATATCTCTGAAGCAAGAAGCCGTTCCACGCCTGCCCGCTGCGCCGGCAGCGCAGAACGGTTTTCCAGTGCCGGCGCTTGTATTGCCGGCCGGGCCGCCCGCCCCTGCTTGCGGCCCCTGCCCGTTTTTGCCGCACGTTGCGGTAAACGATCTTTACCAGATACCTCTGGCCGCCATGCTGCCGCCACGTATCGCCACCGACATCAAAGGACATCATGGAAGTTCAAGACATTGCCAAACTGGCACTGACCGCTCTGGAAGACATCAAGGGCAAAGACATCATCGAAATGGACACTTCCGCGCTGACATCGCTGTTTCAGCGCATGATCGTGGCCACCGGCGACTCCAATCGCCAGGTCAAGGCTCTGGCCAACAACGTGGCCGTGACCCTGAAGGAAGCCGGCGTTGATCTGGTTGGCACCGAAGGCCACGAAAGCGGCGAATGGGTACTGGTCGACGCCGGTGACGTGGTCGTCCACGTCATGCTGCCGGCCGTACGCGACTACTACGACCTGGAACAACTGTGGGGCGGCCAGAAGCCGAGCTTTACCCCGGTTGGCGGTCGTCCGTGGCAAGCCAATACCTGATACGCCATCCAGGCCGCATCAGGCGCGGCAGACGCGCGGCACCCGCCCCGTCTGCCGCCCTCCTCCCGCTTTTCCCATCGCTGGCGCCAGCATGCGCCTGCGCCGTACTCCGCGCTGAAGCATTGCCATGAAAATCACCATTCTTGCCGTCGGCACCAAGATGCCGCGCTGGGTCGACGAAGCCTATAACGACTACGCCAAACGCTTTGGCCGCGACATCAGTCTGGAACTCAAAGAGATCAAACCGGAAAAACGCGGCGGTGGCGTCACGGCAGAAAAAGGCATTGCCGCCGAACACGACAGGCTGATGACCGCCATTCCAGCCCGCTGCAAGCTGGTGGTGATGGATGAACGTGGCCAGAACTGGACTTCGGTGCGCCTGGCCGCCGGCTTGAAAGAATGGATGGCCGGTGGCGATGATGTGTGCTTCATCATTGGCGGGGCCGACGGCCTGTCTGCCGAACTCAAGCAGCGCGCCGACGTGCTGTTGCAATTATCCGCCATGACCCTGCCACACGGCATGGTGCGGGTGATGCTGGGCGAGCAGATCTACCGCGCCTACTCCATCCTCAACAACCACCCCTACCACCGCGAATAAGACCCGATAACAAAACCCCCGCTCCGGCGTTGCACCACCCTGGCCCGGGTTCTCTACGAGGTTCTGTTAGCGGTTCCAAGTCCCTTATCTGCTGCACTCAGCTAAGCGGCAACACCACAAACTCCCCCTCCAGCCGACCAGCCTGCTGCCCGGCACACTCCACGTTCACCACCAGCGTCAGCCGTGCCATGCGCCCTTTTGACAAGGCTGCCGCCATGCGCTGCCAGGCTGCCTCATTCACCGGCAGGGTGCGGGCGGTAAATGCCCCGTGCATGGTTTTCTGGTAATCCATCTGGCTGCGCCGCACCATCACCTGGCCGCGCAGCCCCAGCGCCTGCAATGTGCGGTACACCAGCAACCAGCCGGCCAGCGTCGCCACGGCCGCCGCACTGCCACCAAACACCGTGGCGCAATGATTGATATTCGGTTCCAGCGGCGCTTCCAGCTCCACCCGACCCTCTTCGGCCGCCACCACCCTGACCGCCATCGCCTGCGCCAGCGGGATGGCCTGATACAGATACTGCTCGATTTGCTGCTTGTCCTTCACGGCAATTCCTTTCCTGCAAACAAGCCCCAGCATGCCACAGCCAGCCAGCGACGGCAGTAGTGGCTGCGACAAGATGTCGCAGGGCCCGCGCATGGATTTCCCTTACAATCCGCCGCACACTATCTTTCTCAGCCATGCCAGACATCATGAAAACACTCGCTGCCCTCACCCTGCTGTTGTCCACCGCGGCCCAAGCTCACGTCACCCTGGAAACCCCCACAGCCGCCAGCGGCAGCTATTACAAGGCTGTGCTGAAAGTAGGCCATGGCTGCGATGGCAGCCCCACCACCGGGATCAGCGTGGAGCTGCCGGCAGGCGCGCAGCTGGCCCGCCCCATGCCCAAGGCCGGCTGGCAGGTTCAAGTCAGCAAGAGCGCGGTAAAGCCCTTTGACAACTACGGCACCCTGGTCAAGGAAGATGTCAGCCGCATCAGCTGGAGTGGCGGCAGCCTGCCGGCGGACTTTTACGACGAGTTCACCTTCCAGACCCGCATTGCCGCCAAGCCGGGCAAGCTGTTTTTCAAGGTGACACAGCAATGCGCCCAGGGCAGCACCAGCTGGGTAGAGATTCCGGCTGATGGCCAGGATGCACACAGTCTGAAATCCCCCGCCGCCGTGTTGCAGGTGACCGAACCGGGCGAAGCACACCACCACTAAGCCCCGGCTTTCCGCAGGCCACAAAATGAAAACCCCCTTGCAGCATGCTGTTGCAAGGGGGTTGTGCTGTCTGATCCGCGCAGGCTCTGGAGCCACGAACAAAAGCGCGTAGCAGCGGCAGTGTGGTGAGCCGGTCTTACTGACGGATCAGGTAGTCAAACGCCGACAGGCTGGCTTTGGCACCCTCGCCCATGGCGATGATGATCTGCTTGTACGGTGCGGTGGTGGCATCGCCAGCGGCAAACACACCCTCGGCCGAAGTCTGGCCCTTGGCATCCACCTCGATTTCACCACGCGGCGACAGGGCGATGCTGCCTTGCAGCCAGTCGGTATTCGGCAGCAGGCCGATCTGCACAAAAATGCCTTCCAGCGCCACATGGTGGTTTTCACCGGTGATCCGCTCCTGATAGCGCAGGCCATTTACCTTTTGGCCATCGCCGGTCACCTCGGTGGTCTGGGCATTGGTGATGACGCGCACATTGGGCAGGCTGTGCAGCTTCTTCTGCAATACCGCATCGGCACGCAGGCTGTCACCAAACTCCAGCAGGGTAACGTGGCTAACAATGCCGGCCAGGTCAATGGCGGCTTCCACGCCGGAATTACCGCCGCCAATCACCGCCACGCGCTTGCCCTTGAACAGCGGGCCATCGCAATGCGGGCAGTAGGCCACGCCCTTGGCGCGGTATTCGGCTTCACCCGGCACATTCATTTCGCGCCAGCGCGCCCCGGTGGCGATGATCACCGCCTTGCTTTTCAGTACCGCGCCGCTTGCCAGCGTCAGCTCGGCCAGCTGGCCGTTTTGTGCCGGCTTGAGGGCAGCAGCGCGTTGCAGGTTCATCACGTCCACATCATAGGATTTGACGTGTTGTTCCAGCGCCATCGCCAGCTTCGGCCCTTCGGTTTCCTGCACCGAGATGAAGTTTTCAATCGCCAGCGTATCCAGCACCTGACCGCCGAAGCGTTCGGCCACCACACCGGTACGAATGCCTTTGCGAGCGGCATAAATGGCGGCAGCAGCACCAGCGGGACCACCGCCGACGATCAGCACGTCGAATGCTTCCTTGGCAGCAATCTTTTCGGCTTCATGCGCCACGGCACCGGTATCCAGTTTGGCAATGATTTCTTCCAGGCCCATGCGGCCGCTGCCAAACTGTTCGCCATTCAGATAAATAGCCGGTACGCCCATGATCTGACGGTCGGTGACTTCCTGCTGGAACACGCCGCCATCGATCATCACGCTACGTACATTGGGATTGAGCACCGCCATCAGGTTGACGGCTTGTACCACGTCCGGGCAGTTGTGGCAGCTGAGCGAGACAAACACTTCAAACTGGTAGCTGCCTTGCAGGCCGCGAATCTGCGCGATGGTGTCTTCGTCTACCTTGGGCGGATGGCCGCCGGTTTGCAACAAAGCCAGCACCAGCGAGGTGAATTCGTGGCCCATGGGAATGCCGGCAAATTCGATACGGCCAGCCTCGCCGGGGCGGGCAATGGCAAAGGACGGGCGGCGCGCGGCCTGGCCATCGCTGCGCAGTGTCACCTTGGGCGACAGGCTGGCGATGTCCTGCAACAGGCCAAACATTTCCTGCGCCTTGGCGCTGTCATCCAGGCTGGCGACCAGTTCGATGGGCTGCTGCAGTTTTTCCAGGTAAGCGGTCAGTTGGGTCTTGATGGTGGTGTCGAGCATGGGAAGTCCTCAGGCAATTGCACTGGCAAGCTTGTGGCTGCCAACAGCTTGCCGCTGCAATCGGGTGATGGGGAGAAGAGGCGGCCAGGGAGTGGCCGCCCCATTGGGCCGCAGCGCAGGCCTGCGCTGCAGCACCAGGGTGTGGCTTAGATCTTGCCAACCAGATCCAGCGAAGGCGCCAGCGTAGCTTCGCCTTCTTTCCACTTGGCCGGGCACACTTCACCCGGGTGGCTGGCTACGTACTGGGCAGCCTTCACCTTGCGCAGCAGTTCGCTGGCGTCACGGCCGATACCACCGGCGTTGATTTCGATGATCTGGATCTTGCCTTGCGGGTCGATCACGAAGGTGCCGCGCTCGGCGAGGCCAGCTTCTTCGATCATCACGCCGAAGTTGCGGCTGATGATGCCGGTCGGGTCGCCAATCATCGGGTAGTTGATCTTGCCGATGGTTTCCGAGCTGTCGTGCCAGGCTTTGTGGGTGAAGTGGGTGTCGGTAGATACCGAGTAGATTTCCACGCCCAGCTTGGAGAATTCGGCGTAGTTGTCAGCCAGGTCACCCAGTTCGGTCGGGCAGACAAAGGTGAAGTCAGCCGGGTAGAAGAACACAACCGACCACTTGCCTTTCAGGTCGGCGTCGCTGACGTCGATGAATTTGCCATTGTGAAAAGCGCTAGCCTTGAACGGTTTTACTTCGGTATTGATCAGCGATACGGACATGTTTTTCTCCAGTCGGTGAAATAAGAAAATGCAGTGTTTGGCTGCGTTTGCATTCGATGTACGCATCTTAGGCAGTCCGTATCAATTGATCCACTTGATTGTTTAAATGTTAAAAATAGAATTTTCCTATCATGATTCGGAATGCAGCTAGCCAGCCATCAGGGAGGGCTGGCACGGCCCCTTCGGCTAACGCCAGCACAGCACTGTGGTCTGCTTGCCACAGTAAAATAAGAAAAGCCGCCAAAAAAGGCGGCTTTTTCCATCGCTCAACTCAGTTTATTCAGCTTTTGTTAAAAAAGCCCTGCAGCATGCCCAGACCCTGCGACAGCAAATCCCCACCCTGCGGCAACTGGCCATCCGGCGTCAGCTTGTCCACCGCCTGTGGCAGGTAATCAGCCAGCCCCTGACTGAGCTGTTGCGGGTCCAGCCCGAACT is from Aquitalea aquatilis and encodes:
- the rlmH gene encoding 23S rRNA (pseudouridine(1915)-N(3))-methyltransferase RlmH, yielding MKITILAVGTKMPRWVDEAYNDYAKRFGRDISLELKEIKPEKRGGGVTAEKGIAAEHDRLMTAIPARCKLVVMDERGQNWTSVRLAAGLKEWMAGGDDVCFIIGGADGLSAELKQRADVLLQLSAMTLPHGMVRVMLGEQIYRAYSILNNHPYHRE
- the ahpC gene encoding alkyl hydroperoxide reductase subunit C, with the protein product MSVSLINTEVKPFKASAFHNGKFIDVSDADLKGKWSVVFFYPADFTFVCPTELGDLADNYAEFSKLGVEIYSVSTDTHFTHKAWHDSSETIGKINYPMIGDPTGIISRNFGVMIEEAGLAERGTFVIDPQGKIQIIEINAGGIGRDASELLRKVKAAQYVASHPGEVCPAKWKEGEATLAPSLDLVGKI
- a CDS encoding YcnI family protein, with protein sequence MKTLAALTLLLSTAAQAHVTLETPTAASGSYYKAVLKVGHGCDGSPTTGISVELPAGAQLARPMPKAGWQVQVSKSAVKPFDNYGTLVKEDVSRISWSGGSLPADFYDEFTFQTRIAAKPGKLFFKVTQQCAQGSTSWVEIPADGQDAHSLKSPAAVLQVTEPGEAHHH
- the rsfS gene encoding ribosome silencing factor, giving the protein MEVQDIAKLALTALEDIKGKDIIEMDTSALTSLFQRMIVATGDSNRQVKALANNVAVTLKEAGVDLVGTEGHESGEWVLVDAGDVVVHVMLPAVRDYYDLEQLWGGQKPSFTPVGGRPWQANT
- a CDS encoding YiiD C-terminal domain-containing protein, with translation MKDKQQIEQYLYQAIPLAQAMAVRVVAAEEGRVELEAPLEPNINHCATVFGGSAAAVATLAGWLLVYRTLQALGLRGQVMVRRSQMDYQKTMHGAFTARTLPVNEAAWQRMAAALSKGRMARLTLVVNVECAGQQAGRLEGEFVVLPLS
- the nadD gene encoding nicotinate-nucleotide adenylyltransferase; this encodes MTQAAALGLFGGTFDPIHAAHLRMAQAFRHELQLAEVRLIPAGQPYHRQHGPHASPQQRLEMARLAIAGLPGLTVDPREVLRDKPAYTIDTLQEIRAEIGPAPALWWLIGGDSLATLHTWRRWEQLFELANIAVALRPGFDAAHLPAVVRTQWQARQVTDFSNGAPSGTMRPLALPPLDVSATEIRHRLQTGASVEPLLCAPVLDYIRQHRLYL
- the ahpF gene encoding alkyl hydroperoxide reductase subunit F, encoding MLDTTIKTQLTAYLEKLQQPIELVASLDDSAKAQEMFGLLQDIASLSPKVTLRSDGQAARRPSFAIARPGEAGRIEFAGIPMGHEFTSLVLALLQTGGHPPKVDEDTIAQIRGLQGSYQFEVFVSLSCHNCPDVVQAVNLMAVLNPNVRSVMIDGGVFQQEVTDRQIMGVPAIYLNGEQFGSGRMGLEEIIAKLDTGAVAHEAEKIAAKEAFDVLIVGGGPAGAAAAIYAARKGIRTGVVAERFGGQVLDTLAIENFISVQETEGPKLAMALEQHVKSYDVDVMNLQRAAALKPAQNGQLAELTLASGAVLKSKAVIIATGARWREMNVPGEAEYRAKGVAYCPHCDGPLFKGKRVAVIGGGNSGVEAAIDLAGIVSHVTLLEFGDSLRADAVLQKKLHSLPNVRVITNAQTTEVTGDGQKVNGLRYQERITGENHHVALEGIFVQIGLLPNTDWLQGSIALSPRGEIEVDAKGQTSAEGVFAAGDATTAPYKQIIIAMGEGAKASLSAFDYLIRQ